The sequence CGAGTCGGACAAGGCGGTGAAGGCCGCCGAGCTGGCCAAAGAAGCCGCGTTGACTGCGGCGAAAGAGGCGGAGGCCGCCAAGGACGACACGGCGGCGGCGGCCCGCGCGGCCGGGCGTGCCGCGAAGGCGGCCTCTCAGGCGGCGAGTGCGGCGCAGACGGCGATCAACGCCTCGCACGCGGCGAACAATTCGGCGCGCGTGGCTGCGAGTGCGGCATCTCAGGCTGCGGCCGCTGCGGCCGGCGCTGCGCAGGCGGCGTCGAATGCGCGGAACGCTGCCGCTGCCGCGGCTGTTGACAAGAACAACGCCGCCGCGGCGCGTACGGCGGCGGAGAAGGCCCGGGACGCGGGCAAGGGTGCCGCTCTGGCCGCTGACGCCTCCGACCAGGCTGTGATCGCAGCGGAGGCAGCCGCTGATGCCGCCGACTCTGCCATCAGCGCGGGAACGAACGCGGACATCGCGGCCAATGCGGCGACCACGGCGGGCAACCTCGCCGGGCAGGCCACCTCAGCCGGCGCCGAGGCCCGCGCCGCGGCCGCGGCCGCCAAGCGCCATGCCGCCGAGGCCAACCGGGCCGCGGCCGCAGCCAGGGATCTGGCCCGCAAGGCGGCGAAGGCAGCCCGTGAGGCGGGTGTGGCAGCCAGGTCAGCCGCTGCGCACGCGAACAACGCGGCAGCGGCCGCTGACGAGGCCGCAGACCAAGCACACGACGCGGCGCAGGCAGCCGCGCGGTCCACCACGCACGCCAACGCGGCCACCGTGGCCGCGAACGCGGCGAGCAGTGCGGTGGCCAAGGCCCAGGAGATATACGCGCTCGCGCGTGAAGTGGAGACGGAGGAACTCCTCGGCCGGACCAACGCGGGCCTCGAACGGGCCGCAGACCACAAGGCCGCCGAAGAGGCCCGGCTCGCCGCGAGCGACGCCTTCGAGCAGGCGGTGAAGGACCGGGAGACCGAGCGTGACCGGCTGGTCGCCGTGGCCTCCGAACCGGGAGCCGACCTGGCGGCCGTCGCCGTTCAGGGGCGCGAGCTGGCCGTGCTGGTGATGAAGAACGGCACGGCCTGGGGCCGGGCTGCCGCCGAGGCCGCCCTCGCCGGCCCTGACGAGGTGGTCATCGACTACCTGCGTAACGGCTGGGGAACGGCCAAGCAGCAGGACGACCGCTCCTATGTCGAGCGCCTCGCAGAGGAAAGCTTGACCAAGGCGGTCAGGGACGCGGCCGAGACCGCGCTGAACGGCGACGCCGCCGCCATTACCGAGTTCATCGAGAACGGTCAGTACCAAGTCGGCGCGGCGGATATGCGCATCGCCATCGTCCAGACCATCGACGGCGCGGGGCCGATCCTGGCCGAAGCCGGCCGAACGGCTCTCGCCACGGACGATCCGAAGAAGTTCAGCGTCTTCCTGACCGACACCCAGCACACCGCGCGCACCCAGGACGAACGGGTCCGAGCAGCGCAACTGCTCTCCTCCGGTGGACCGGAGGTGAAGTCCGCAGCCCGCATCGCTCTGGCGGGATCCCCGCAGACCCTCCACGCCTTCATCGCGACCGGGCAGTACAAGAAACAGCGCCAGGACCTCCTCAACACCACCCACACGGCGCAGGTTCAGAAGCTGATCGCCGACGCGGCGAAGATCGCTGCCACCGCACAGCAGAACGCGCAGACAGCGCAGAAGGTCGCCGCGACTGCCCGCAAGGCGGCCGCCGAAGCCAACGAGTGGGCGGAGAAGGCCAAAGCCTCGGCGGACAAGGCACAGGGCTACGCCGACGAAGCGGCGCAGCACGCCAAGGATGCCGAAGCCTCCGCGGCCAGCGCGGCCGCATCCGCCAAGACCGCCGCCGATGCTGCGAAGAGCGCTGACATCGCCGCTACCGACGCCGCGAGTTCGGCAGCCGATGCCACGCTTTCCTCGGAGATGGCCCAGGTCCACGCATCCAGCGCCTGGCACTCCGCCGATCAGGCGCGGCAGTCGGCGATCGCCGCGGGCAAGGACGCGGCGGAGGCGTTGAAGGCGTCCACCGAAGCGTTCTCCATCGCGGTCACGAAGAAGCGGCAGGAAGAAGAAGCGCGGCGTAAGGCCGCTGTCGAGGACAAGGAGAAGAACGAGGCCGGTCGACGGGCCAGAGAGCTGTACCGATGCGGGCAGGGGATCATCCCCTGCGATCCGTACAAGTACACCCGCTGGTGCATGCAATCACCGGTCAATTGCCAGATCCTCGAAAACGGCAGGGAAATCGGTGCCGCGCTGGAAAAATCGATGGAGATCACCAAGGAACTCGCCGGTCTTGGCCAGCTCGAAGCGTGCCTGAGGGACAAGGACTTCACCAGCTGCGCCGTCCTCGTCGGGGAAGTTCTGGTCGGCGCAAAAGTCAAGGCGCTGAAAAAGGCGTACGACAGCCTCAAACTATTGAAGCGCGGCTGCAAGAAGGCTGGTAAGACCACCGGCCTGACACGGAATACAATGGCGGCATCGCCCGATCTTCCGTGCTTCAATCACGACGTCCCCGGCCTGCCCAAGGACGTAGAGAAAATCCGCAATTCCTACGGATGTGAAGCATGCGCAAGGGAAATCCTTGACAGTCTCGGAGAGGGCAACATGGTAACGATCGAGCCCGGCCCGACCGCAACTGATGCCATCCTCCCGAAGTACCACGGCATAGACGCGGGTTGGTTCTACCACGTCGTCGTAGTACTCGACGGAAAGGTTTATGATGCCTGGACTCCCACCGGAGGAGAACCCATTGCAGTGTACAAGTCCCGATGGGCAAAAGGTGACACTATCAACTTCGGATTCTAGGGAGGATCAATGACCGACAAGGAAATAATTGAACGCATCCGAGCGAACCAGAGCGCGTACGGACTGAACGGAACTTACCACTCGACAGCCATGTTCATCATGGGGTTCAATCAGGCGCGCGCCGGTGGCTTGCTTCGCGGGTTCCACGAGTGGCTGGCCGTTCGCAAGGGTGAGCTGTCCAGTCAGCACTGGGTCCGGAGGGTGCTCGCCCAAACGCTGCCAGAACTCGACTTCCGGGGATTCGAGAACCTGCACCTGGAGCCTGAGCAGGAGCAACAGGCCGTGGAGCACCTGTTCTCGCTGGTCCTTGAATTCCTAGAAGTGCGCGACAACTCCTGGGCGCTCACCTCCATGTACGCCCAGTACCACCACATTCGGACGTCCCTACACGGGGGCGATCCGTCGTAGAAGGATGACCCTGTGGGTGCGTCAGCGGGAATTTCGCGATGCCCCCACAGGGCACTCCGAAGCTGAAGCCGGACAGAACCCGCCCCGTCAGGCCCGGTCGTGCAGCGTGACGTGGTAGCCGTCCGGGTCCGCGAAGGTGAACGTCCGACCGAAGGGGCCGTCGATCGGTGTCGAGACGATGGTGTGCCCGTCGGCGGCGAGCGCGTCATGGACGGCCTGGACGTCCGTGGCGTGGAGCCAGATCGCGACACCGATGCCGGGCTGGGCGACCGACGCGAAGTCCGTCCCGGGAATGACCTCGCGCAGGGCGAACGCGATCGGCTTCGTCTCGAAGACGACGGCGTGCGGAGGTCCGGCCGGTGAGCGGACGAGGCCGAGGTACTGCTCGTAGAACGCCTGCGAGGCGGCGAGGTCGCGCGCCTGGAACGAGATGAAGTCGGGACCGGTGGCGGGCATGGTGACACTCCTTCGATTCATGTCAGCTTCCTGACACGCGCCACCGTATGTCAGACTTCTGACATGAGCAAAGAGGGTGCGGGCGTCGACCTGGACAAGTCACTGGGCTACCTGCTGAAAGAGGCTTCGACCGCCCTGCGGGTAGCCATGGAGGAGGTCCTCCGCCCCCTCGGGATGACCGTCACGCACTACTCCTGCCTCGAACTGCTGGCGCAACGGCCGGGCATGTCGAACTCCGAGCTCGCTCGGGGCGCGTTCGTGACACGGCAGTCGATGAACGTGCTGCTCCAGGCCCTGGAGCGGGACGGCTACGTGACCAGGCCCGCCGAGGCGGCAGTAGGGAAGGTTCTCCCCGCACAGCTCACACCTCGTGGACGACAGAGCCTGGAGGAGGCGTCCGCGGCGGTCAGGGCCGTCGAGGTCAGAATGCTGGC is a genomic window of Streptomyces sp. YPW6 containing:
- a CDS encoding ALF repeat-containing protein, with the protein product MNQRFKRLGRRRRIRGALRSLVLGLLPLALACGLLGAAPVSAAEPEPTTGRIAALAQATPSDRGRAVDYWVEGGPGVKAAAEAALTGTEAELQAFLTAAEDIEFQDKRVSAAQIASVGGAELLAAARTALAGTREELEIFLSWGWEAPMRQDERVQVAQVISAGGPAVQDAGRAALAGSADDVAAFLKEGQYAQRKQDERVQLVQILSVGGANVQAAGRLALNGTAEDIREFLEVGQFVARAKDQEHATVAQLAALAQEAGRQAAKETVAAKSESDKAVKAAELAKEAALTAAKEAEAAKDDTAAAARAAGRAAKAASQAASAAQTAINASHAANNSARVAASAASQAAAAAAGAAQAASNARNAAAAAAVDKNNAAAARTAAEKARDAGKGAALAADASDQAVIAAEAAADAADSAISAGTNADIAANAATTAGNLAGQATSAGAEARAAAAAAKRHAAEANRAAAAARDLARKAAKAAREAGVAARSAAAHANNAAAAADEAADQAHDAAQAAARSTTHANAATVAANAASSAVAKAQEIYALAREVETEELLGRTNAGLERAADHKAAEEARLAASDAFEQAVKDRETERDRLVAVASEPGADLAAVAVQGRELAVLVMKNGTAWGRAAAEAALAGPDEVVIDYLRNGWGTAKQQDDRSYVERLAEESLTKAVRDAAETALNGDAAAITEFIENGQYQVGAADMRIAIVQTIDGAGPILAEAGRTALATDDPKKFSVFLTDTQHTARTQDERVRAAQLLSSGGPEVKSAARIALAGSPQTLHAFIATGQYKKQRQDLLNTTHTAQVQKLIADAAKIAATAQQNAQTAQKVAATARKAAAEANEWAEKAKASADKAQGYADEAAQHAKDAEASAASAAASAKTAADAAKSADIAATDAASSAADATLSSEMAQVHASSAWHSADQARQSAIAAGKDAAEALKASTEAFSIAVTKKRQEEEARRKAAVEDKEKNEAGRRARELYRCGQGIIPCDPYKYTRWCMQSPVNCQILENGREIGAALEKSMEITKELAGLGQLEACLRDKDFTSCAVLVGEVLVGAKVKALKKAYDSLKLLKRGCKKAGKTTGLTRNTMAASPDLPCFNHDVPGLPKDVEKIRNSYGCEACAREILDSLGEGNMVTIEPGPTATDAILPKYHGIDAGWFYHVVVVLDGKVYDAWTPTGGEPIAVYKSRWAKGDTINFGF
- a CDS encoding MarR family winged helix-turn-helix transcriptional regulator yields the protein MSKEGAGVDLDKSLGYLLKEASTALRVAMEEVLRPLGMTVTHYSCLELLAQRPGMSNSELARGAFVTRQSMNVLLQALERDGYVTRPAEAAVGKVLPAQLTPRGRQSLEEASAAVRAVEVRMLAGMTGNEQESAFRALRSMIHSLRGPA
- a CDS encoding VOC family protein — protein: MPATGPDFISFQARDLAASQAFYEQYLGLVRSPAGPPHAVVFETKPIAFALREVIPGTDFASVAQPGIGVAIWLHATDVQAVHDALAADGHTIVSTPIDGPFGRTFTFADPDGYHVTLHDRA